From Peromyscus maniculatus bairdii isolate BWxNUB_F1_BW_parent chromosome 8, HU_Pman_BW_mat_3.1, whole genome shotgun sequence, a single genomic window includes:
- the LOC121831578 gene encoding uncharacterized protein LOC121831578: MDECLNMADSSPSLEDDEALADSQEHPGRVAVVHTKQYAVEKAWDLLMGVFSSMFLCGQHDSVPTLSASRMPRSSTILKVVSTKGRATLSFVLAQPFLIIWSFLTGYLSTQSRKEIQISALQESSQSKSKSMRAKKKKDLITLGKGEGSAKQEKDSPVTKRPSGQGKDSDGDVSAPSAFGRLIVNNVLSSFIPRPGPLGRDIYFKNLAKSCLKKSQVAFKSSYKRNAIASSYSSTLAQWPPERIYARDTRAAVPGTTLGTATGAAARAHATGGAAPGAALCAAAGATQSAAPGAVSWAATGDAAHATRGAVPDAAADATRAAAAGATQGAAAPGAVSWAATGDAARATRGAVPGADSGAAPVADSGAAADAAPGAAADAAPGGASGAAADAAPGGASGAAPGAASGAAADALPLPSPASSRSKRAAKKGREKGRSASSDPIPGAALPLPSSTSSRSKGAPKKGSEKGPEAPGNSKKKEKKKRKAKKAAITDDPQVKQEDPRNGLPAPDIPKPVRRKIPLLLPHRRDAPLILPPPLELCFRITAEDFDLEKKTAMQWINRVLRDDGAKARCN, encoded by the exons ATGGACGAGTGTCTGAACATGGCTGACAGCAGCCCGTCTTTAGAAGATGATGAGGCTTTAGCGGATTCCCAGGAGCACCCTGGGCGCGTGGCGGTTGTCCACACGAAGCAATATGCCGTGGAGAAGGCTTGGGACTTACTCATGGGAGTCTTTTCCTCAATGTTCTTGTGTGGCCAGCATGACTCAGTGCCGACTCTGTCAGCTTCCAGGATGCCCCGAAGCTCAACGATTCTGAAGGTGGTCTCCACTAAGGGCAGAGCCACGCTCAGTTTTGTTCTGGCGCAGCCCTTCCTGATTATATGGTCTTTCCTCACTGGCTACCTCTCGACTCAATCTAGGAAGGAGATACAGATTAGTGCTCTCCAAGAGAGCagccaaagcaaaagcaaaagcatgcgagcaaagaaaaagaaagacctcATTACCTTGGGAAAAGGTGAAGGATCTGCCAAGCAGGAGAAAGACTCCCCGGTCACCAAGAGGCCTTCTGGTCAGGGAAAGGACTCCGATGGTGATGTGAGTGCCCCATCTGCATTTGGACGTCTGATTGTCAACAATGTGCTCTCTTCTTTTATACCCAGGCCGGGTCCTTTGGGTAGGGATATCTATTTCAAGAACTTAGCAAAGAGCTGTCTTAAAAAATCCCAGGTAGCCTTCAAGAGCTCATACAAACGAAATGCCATTGCCAGCTCCTACAGTTCCACTCTAGCACAGTGGCCACCGGAGAGAATTTATGCACGTGATACCCGAGCTGCTGTCCCTGGCACTACTTTAGGCACGGCTACAGGTGCTGCTGCACGGGCACATGCTACCGGAGGTGCTGCCCCTGGTGCTGCTTTATGCGCTGCTGCGGGTGCTACCCAAAGTGCTGCTCCTGGCGCCGTTTCATGGGCTGCCACAGGCGATGCTGCACATGCTACCCGAGGTGCTGTCCCAGATGCTGCTGCAGATGCTACTAGAGCTGCTGCTGCAGGTGCTACCCAAGGTGCTGCTGCTCCTGGCGCCGTTTCATGGGCTGCCACAGGCGATGCTGCACGTGCAACTCGAGGCGCTGTCCCAGGTGCTGATTCAGGTGCTGCCCCAGTTGCTGATTCAGGTGCTGCTGCAGATGCTGCCCCAGGTGCTGCTGCAGATGCTGCTCCAGGTGGTGCTTCAGGTGCTGCTGCAGATGCTGCTCCAGGTGGTGCTTCAGGTGCTGCCCCCGGCGCTGCTTCAGGGGCTGCTGCAGACGCTCTGCCGCTCCCCAGCCCAGCCTCATCCCGGTCAAAGCGGGCtgcaaagaaaggcagagagaaaggtcGCTCAGCTTCAAGTGACCCTATCCCAGGTGCTGCACTGCCACTCCCCAGCTCCACCTCATCGCGGTCGAAGGGAGCTCCAAAGAAAGGCAGCGAGAAAGGCCCTGAAGCTCCAGGTAACtcgaaaaaaaaggaaaagaaaaagaggaaggccAAGAAAGCAGCTATCACAGATGATCCTCAAGTCAAGCAAGAAGACCCAAGGAACGGCCTCCCTGCGCCTGATATCCCAAAGCCTGTGAGGCGCAAGATCCCTCTGTTGCTGCCTCATAGAAGAGACGCCCCACTGATTTTGCCCCCACCTCTAGAACTATGCTTTCGAATCACGGCAGAAGACTTTGACTTAGAGAAGAAAACTGCTATGCAGTGGATCAACAGGGTCTTAAGGG ATGATGGAGCCAAGGCCCGATGTAATTAA